A single Mixta calida DNA region contains:
- a CDS encoding tail fiber assembly protein, whose translation MSYWFSPEHNAFYPKALENVYKSAGALPSDLKDVSDDVFMKYSGMPPAGKIRAPDNEGFPCWADMPVPKLSEDELKAQARKLRDDFILSTDRMLVVDYTINDISLSDEQREELLKVRASFKTWPNDDGWPKIALPEIPSWILIEAVDNGYVVPVWPINKKPERAFFIRTLLFNSLLQYKNQ comes from the coding sequence ATGAGTTACTGGTTTAGCCCTGAACACAATGCTTTTTACCCCAAAGCCCTTGAAAATGTATACAAGAGTGCAGGGGCGCTCCCAAGTGATTTAAAAGATGTAAGTGACGATGTTTTTATGAAATATTCCGGGATGCCACCTGCTGGAAAAATACGGGCCCCTGATAATGAAGGCTTTCCATGCTGGGCTGACATGCCTGTTCCTAAATTGTCTGAAGATGAATTAAAAGCACAAGCCAGAAAGTTACGTGATGACTTTATATTATCAACAGATCGGATGTTAGTTGTGGACTATACAATTAATGATATCTCTCTGTCTGATGAACAGCGCGAAGAATTGTTAAAAGTTCGTGCCAGCTTCAAAACCTGGCCTAATGATGATGGATGGCCGAAAATCGCGCTGCCAGAAATCCCTTCATGGATTTTGATTGAGGCAGTTGATAATGGCTATGTGGTTCCTGTATGGCCAATTAATAAAAAGCCCGAAAGGGCTTTTTTTATTAGAACGCTTCTTTTTAATAGCCTATTACAATATAAAAACCAGTAA
- a CDS encoding phage tail protein I — MSDRLLPSGSSVLEVAAAEACAKIETIPVPLRKLWNAQTCPVELLPYLAWAWSVDRWDASWPEATKRSVVAASEYVHRHKGTIGSLRRVVEPLGYLIRIIEWWKTGEAPGTFRLDVGVLDTGITQEMYTELERLIADAKPCSRHLIGLSINLDSTGALPVAAAAYSGDELTVYPYTPETITVSGPGYTGAAVHITDLTDVHA; from the coding sequence ATGAGTGATCGCCTGCTGCCGTCCGGCTCATCGGTGCTGGAAGTGGCCGCTGCTGAAGCCTGCGCGAAGATAGAAACCATTCCGGTGCCGTTGCGCAAACTGTGGAACGCGCAGACCTGCCCGGTTGAGCTGCTGCCGTATCTCGCCTGGGCCTGGTCGGTTGACCGCTGGGATGCCAGCTGGCCGGAAGCCACAAAGCGCAGCGTGGTCGCCGCGTCGGAATACGTTCACCGGCATAAAGGCACCATCGGCTCGCTGCGTCGCGTGGTGGAGCCGCTCGGCTATCTGATCCGCATCATTGAGTGGTGGAAAACCGGTGAGGCACCCGGCACGTTTCGCCTGGACGTGGGCGTGCTGGATACCGGCATTACGCAGGAAATGTATACCGAGCTGGAGCGCCTGATAGCGGATGCAAAACCCTGCAGTCGCCACCTTATCGGGCTGTCGATTAACCTGGACTCAACCGGCGCGCTGCCGGTTGCAGCAGCAGCCTACAGTGGGGATGAGCTGACCGTTTACCCTTACACACCTGAAACCATTACCGTGAGCGGGCCGGGTTATACCGGCGCAGCGGTGCATATTACTGACCTGACGGACGTACACGCATGA
- a CDS encoding phage baseplate assembly protein V: MNEQISEILRLLRNLIRIGTVAAVNLDDGLCRVDTGNNTTDWLHWLTARAGRSRSWSAPSVGEQVLVLCLGGELDTGFVLPGVFSDNNPAPSASADALHWSFPDGAVIEYEPDTGALTATGIQTALIKAAVSITLDSPLVECTHALKTATFELTGGGTMKGDVQHSGGAFSSNGKILHTHQHKGDSGGTTGAPL, encoded by the coding sequence ATGAACGAACAAATCAGCGAAATCCTGCGCCTGCTGCGCAACCTGATCCGCATCGGCACCGTGGCCGCCGTCAATCTGGACGACGGGCTTTGCCGTGTAGATACGGGAAACAACACTACTGACTGGCTGCACTGGCTCACCGCCCGCGCCGGGCGCTCACGCTCATGGAGTGCGCCGTCTGTGGGCGAGCAGGTGCTTGTCCTTTGCCTCGGCGGCGAGCTTGACACCGGCTTTGTGCTGCCCGGCGTGTTTTCTGACAACAACCCTGCCCCGTCGGCATCAGCTGACGCCCTGCACTGGTCATTCCCGGACGGTGCCGTGATTGAGTACGAGCCGGATACCGGCGCGCTGACCGCAACCGGCATCCAGACCGCGCTGATTAAGGCGGCGGTAAGCATCACCCTGGACAGCCCGCTGGTTGAATGCACTCATGCGCTGAAAACCGCCACCTTTGAGCTGACCGGCGGCGGCACCATGAAAGGCGATGTGCAGCACAGCGGTGGCGCGTTCAGCTCTAACGGCAAAATTTTGCATACGCATCAACATAAAGGCGACAGCGGCGGAACAACGGGAGCGCCACTATGA
- a CDS encoding phage tail protein translates to MTTKFYALLTNQGAAKLANAAALGTKIQITEMAVGDGGGTLPTPDASQTRLVNEKRRAALNSLSVDAVNSSQIIAEQVIPENEGGFWIREIGLFDADGDMVAVANCAETYKPQLQEGSGRTQTIRMILIVNSMAAVTLKIDPSVVLATRKYVDDNVIEVRQYADSLMAKHLAAADPHSQYAPKVSPTFTGTPKAPTPAAGNNTTQLATTAFVTAALSALAGAAPATLDTLKELADALGNDPNFSTTVLNKLAGKMDIAKNGSDIADVAAFLKNLGLGEAAKLPAATVSIGENGWISLPTGNGIKLIIQWGYASCAGAGADKGVVNNFTVPFPNAALRMVISHSGYSPAVAGILSFLIMSKSQFRAFSSGNTEGVTGFYIVIGY, encoded by the coding sequence ATGACAACAAAATTCTATGCCCTGCTGACGAATCAGGGCGCGGCCAAGCTCGCCAACGCAGCGGCGCTCGGCACCAAAATCCAGATTACCGAAATGGCCGTGGGTGACGGCGGCGGCACGTTACCAACGCCTGACGCTTCACAGACCAGGCTCGTTAATGAAAAGCGCCGCGCCGCGCTAAATTCGCTGAGCGTGGACGCGGTGAACAGCAGCCAGATTATTGCCGAGCAGGTCATTCCTGAAAATGAGGGCGGCTTCTGGATACGTGAAATCGGCCTGTTTGATGCCGACGGCGATATGGTGGCCGTGGCGAACTGTGCCGAAACCTACAAGCCGCAGCTACAGGAAGGCAGTGGACGCACCCAAACCATCCGCATGATTTTAATCGTGAACAGCATGGCTGCCGTGACGCTGAAAATTGACCCGTCGGTAGTGCTGGCAACGCGTAAATACGTGGATGATAACGTGATTGAGGTACGCCAGTACGCGGACAGCCTGATGGCGAAACATCTCGCTGCCGCCGATCCGCATTCGCAGTATGCGCCAAAGGTCAGCCCGACCTTTACCGGTACACCAAAAGCCCCGACGCCTGCAGCGGGCAACAACACTACGCAGCTGGCAACCACGGCATTTGTTACCGCTGCGCTTTCGGCGCTGGCCGGAGCGGCACCTGCCACGCTCGATACGCTGAAAGAGCTGGCCGACGCGCTGGGCAATGATCCGAATTTCTCGACCACGGTGCTGAACAAGCTGGCCGGGAAAATGGATATTGCGAAGAATGGCAGCGATATCGCTGACGTGGCGGCGTTTCTCAAAAATCTTGGTTTGGGCGAAGCTGCAAAACTGCCTGCTGCGACAGTGTCAATTGGTGAAAATGGATGGATAAGTTTACCAACCGGAAACGGGATTAAATTAATTATTCAGTGGGGCTATGCCAGTTGCGCCGGTGCTGGGGCTGATAAAGGAGTCGTAAATAATTTTACGGTTCCATTCCCCAATGCAGCTTTAAGAATGGTCATATCTCATTCTGGCTACTCGCCAGCAGTAGCAGGAATATTATCTTTTCTGATAATGAGTAAAAGTCAGTTTAGAGCTTTTTCTTCTGGTAATACGGAGGGCGTTACTGGTTTTTATATTGTAATAGGCTATTAA
- a CDS encoding GPW/gp25 family protein — protein MTTAQYSGMSRDTGEALADLEHIRQSVRDILTTPIGSRIMRRSYGSLLSALIDQPQNAALRLQIMSACYMAILQWEPRVKLTSISYEPAFDGGMVVEISGSRTDTAQDFSLTVPVS, from the coding sequence ATGACTACTGCGCAATACAGCGGCATGAGCCGCGACACCGGCGAGGCGCTGGCAGACCTTGAACATATCCGCCAGTCAGTGCGCGACATTCTCACCACGCCGATCGGCTCCCGGATTATGCGCCGCAGCTATGGCTCGCTGCTGTCAGCGCTGATTGACCAGCCGCAGAACGCGGCGCTGCGCCTGCAAATTATGTCGGCCTGCTATATGGCGATTTTGCAGTGGGAGCCGCGCGTAAAGCTGACGTCCATCAGCTACGAACCTGCGTTTGACGGCGGCATGGTGGTGGAAATCTCCGGCAGCCGCACCGACACCGCGCAGGATTTTTCACTAACCGTTCCCGTGAGCTGA